From a single Pseudomonas sp. A34-9 genomic region:
- a CDS encoding MFS transporter, with protein sequence MSIFRKYLCLEVFIWIYLGCWNATVPLIIVQRGSLLELATYEAALAITAVVSVLFLASQVEAMRRSTAIKAGCIVILLTGILRYPSVEVSYSIEALMIIDIFAVSAFGVVQSLFGVYPAETVEKHRMEHAFRVRRIIITISRVIGPLLAGVVIGIFSPQASLLFSALVGVGALVFAFTLPFGVAPDATRVKSPVERFQDMFLGIKLKLILPPERFLTVSGFLLFLTVTATVPMLVPNQIHAHGLAQSSVGLFNAVFAAGAVAGLYFLSPFIAKRNHQRIKYLALWTVLTVSLGASALSVEIWQLAACLVIAGGSSACLSLVGIDKRTVSVPSGVRIRLMAATLVVSQLANSASYLLVGSAITLFGIGGLLWVYLIIFMIVLLYCALSTSVWDFLEDPEDPELYYRNHHPKLEPAMRT encoded by the coding sequence TTGAGTATATTTCGAAAGTATCTGTGCCTTGAAGTATTCATATGGATATATCTCGGCTGCTGGAATGCAACAGTCCCTCTGATTATTGTTCAGAGAGGTAGCCTGCTTGAGCTGGCAACCTACGAGGCAGCGCTCGCAATCACCGCCGTCGTTTCAGTGCTGTTTTTAGCTTCGCAAGTTGAAGCCATGCGGCGGAGCACTGCTATTAAGGCGGGCTGTATTGTTATTTTATTGACGGGAATTCTTCGTTACCCTTCTGTTGAAGTTTCGTATTCGATTGAAGCGCTGATGATTATTGATATTTTTGCAGTGTCAGCCTTTGGTGTTGTTCAATCTCTTTTTGGTGTGTATCCGGCTGAAACAGTCGAGAAACATCGCATGGAACATGCATTTCGTGTCCGCCGTATTATCATCACCATCAGTCGCGTCATAGGTCCCTTGTTGGCGGGAGTTGTTATCGGGATATTTTCGCCGCAGGCATCCCTTCTCTTTTCCGCGCTGGTGGGTGTTGGCGCTTTGGTTTTCGCATTCACACTACCGTTTGGCGTGGCACCTGATGCCACGCGAGTGAAATCACCCGTTGAGCGCTTTCAGGACATGTTCCTGGGGATCAAGTTGAAACTCATTCTTCCACCAGAAAGATTCCTGACAGTGTCTGGCTTTTTACTTTTCCTGACAGTGACCGCTACGGTGCCAATGCTGGTTCCCAACCAGATTCATGCCCATGGTCTTGCGCAAAGCAGCGTCGGTCTGTTCAACGCTGTATTCGCGGCAGGCGCTGTCGCGGGTTTGTATTTTCTCAGTCCATTTATTGCCAAGAGAAACCATCAGCGCATTAAATACCTCGCGCTATGGACCGTACTCACTGTTTCCCTCGGTGCATCGGCCCTGTCAGTCGAAATCTGGCAGTTGGCCGCGTGCCTCGTTATCGCAGGGGGCAGCAGCGCCTGTCTTTCACTTGTCGGGATAGATAAAAGAACGGTTTCAGTACCTTCTGGCGTTCGCATTCGATTGATGGCCGCGACTCTGGTTGTCAGCCAACTGGCGAACTCGGCTTCCTATCTGCTCGTGGGCTCTGCGATAACGCTGTTTGGCATTGGCGGTTTGTTATGGGTGTACCTGATTATCTTCATGATCGTCTTGCTGTATTGCGCTCTTTCAACATCCGTATGGGATTTTCTGGAAGATCCGGAAGACCCAGAGCTCTACTACAGGAATCATCATCCGAAGTTAGAGCCCGCCATGCGAACCTGA
- a CDS encoding thiol-disulfide oxidoreductase DCC family protein translates to MPTSKTRPTPAPLLNPGESVVLFDGVCKLCNGWARFLIRHDHQRRVRLAAVQSPEGQALLAWAGLPIDQFDTMAVIRDRHYWERSDAFFEVISQLPARWQVLRLLRVFPRGLRDWAYDRIALNRYRLFGKYDTCLLPTPDHEQRFLKATAPAPAN, encoded by the coding sequence ATGCCGACCTCAAAAACCCGCCCAACCCCCGCCCCGCTCCTCAACCCCGGCGAATCCGTGGTCCTGTTCGACGGCGTCTGCAAACTCTGCAACGGCTGGGCGCGCTTTTTGATTCGTCACGATCATCAGCGTCGCGTACGTTTGGCAGCGGTTCAATCGCCGGAGGGCCAGGCGTTGCTCGCGTGGGCCGGCCTCCCCATCGATCAGTTCGACACCATGGCGGTAATCCGCGACCGGCATTACTGGGAACGTTCGGACGCTTTCTTCGAGGTCATCAGCCAATTACCCGCCCGCTGGCAGGTATTGCGACTGCTGCGCGTCTTCCCGCGAGGCTTGCGCGATTGGGCCTACGACCGCATCGCGCTAAACCGCTATCGGCTGTTCGGCAAGTACGACACTTGCCTGTTGCCAACGCCAGACCATGAACAGCGCTTCCTCAAAGCAACTGCACCTGCGCCAGCAAACTGA
- a CDS encoding DUF2269 domain-containing protein, with the protein MLYLCLKYLHIIAAIFLFGFGMGSYLYLIAASRTANPQVIAHVARMVVRFDTWITTPAGFVQIITGYLLMRLSGLSMSTDWVLTSLIIFFCVGSLWLPVLLLQKRLCVMASSASEAGARLDEQYQGVYRQWLWMGVLGFAGMFVIVLMMVTKMTPLQLFSLLAQVQLL; encoded by the coding sequence ATGCTCTATCTGTGTCTGAAGTACCTGCACATCATCGCGGCGATTTTCCTGTTCGGTTTCGGCATGGGTTCCTACCTCTACCTGATCGCCGCCAGCCGCACCGCCAACCCACAAGTAATCGCCCATGTCGCGCGCATGGTCGTACGTTTCGACACGTGGATCACCACACCGGCCGGTTTCGTGCAGATCATCACCGGCTACCTGCTGATGCGACTTTCGGGGTTGTCGATGAGCACTGACTGGGTGCTGACCTCGCTGATCATCTTCTTCTGCGTCGGCTCGCTGTGGCTGCCGGTGCTGCTTTTGCAGAAACGCCTGTGCGTAATGGCGTCGAGTGCAAGCGAGGCGGGGGCCCGTCTGGATGAGCAATACCAAGGCGTGTACCGCCAATGGTTGTGGATGGGCGTGCTCGGTTTCGCCGGCATGTTTGTCATCGTGCTGATGATGGTGACGAAGATGACACCGCTGCAGTTGTTCAGTTTGCTGGCGCAGGTGCAGTTGCTTTGA